One stretch of Sinomonas terrae DNA includes these proteins:
- a CDS encoding ankyrin repeat domain-containing protein, with translation MELATRLFDAARTGDEATLRAYLEAGAPSSLANQSGDTLIMLAAYHGHASTVRLLGAHGADVQAPNDRGQTPLAGAVFKGYADIVDALLEFGADPDAGTPSARQAAQMFGRDELIQRFAL, from the coding sequence ATTGAGCTCGCCACCCGCCTTTTCGACGCCGCGCGGACGGGGGACGAGGCAACGCTGCGCGCCTACCTCGAGGCGGGGGCGCCGTCGTCGCTCGCCAACCAGTCGGGAGACACTCTCATCATGTTGGCCGCCTACCATGGCCACGCCAGCACCGTCCGCCTCCTCGGCGCCCACGGCGCCGACGTCCAGGCTCCGAATGACCGCGGCCAGACACCGCTCGCGGGGGCGGTCTTCAAGGGCTATGCCGACATCGTCGACGCCCTTCTCGAGTTCGGGGCCGATCCCGACGCCGGAACTCCTTCTGCTCGGCAGGCGGCGCAGATGTTCGGCCGCGACGAACTCATCCAGCGCTTCGCCCTCTGA
- a CDS encoding aldo/keto reductase, producing MTSSAPTIQLASGHAIPQLGLGTWPLDNSEAADVVATAFELGYRHVDTAENYGNEEGVGEGIRRSGVPREDVFVTTKFNREWHSVDGVREAWEHAVRRLGLEYLDLFLVHWPNPDQGTFVEAWEGLVALRDQGKVRSVGVSNFTPEHLDAIITTTGVGPDVNQIQLSPYWVQDNARAYHQAHAIVTESYSPIGRGQELLSEPAVVTVAEAHGVSPAQAVLRWHTQQGLVAIPKSSSRERLEANLAVFDFDLSPEEIRSLNALDGKGPSAADPNTFGH from the coding sequence ATGACTTCTTCGGCACCCACCATCCAGCTCGCGTCCGGACACGCCATCCCGCAGCTCGGCCTCGGGACCTGGCCGCTCGACAACTCGGAGGCGGCGGATGTCGTCGCCACCGCCTTCGAGCTCGGCTATCGGCACGTCGACACTGCGGAGAACTACGGCAATGAGGAAGGCGTTGGTGAGGGGATCCGCCGGTCAGGCGTTCCCCGCGAGGACGTCTTCGTCACCACGAAGTTCAATCGCGAGTGGCACAGCGTCGACGGCGTCCGGGAGGCGTGGGAGCACGCTGTGCGCCGACTGGGCCTCGAGTACCTTGACCTGTTCCTTGTGCACTGGCCCAACCCTGACCAGGGAACATTCGTCGAGGCATGGGAAGGGCTCGTCGCCCTGCGAGATCAGGGAAAGGTGCGCTCGGTCGGAGTCTCGAACTTCACGCCTGAGCACCTTGACGCGATCATCACCACAACGGGGGTGGGCCCGGACGTGAATCAGATCCAGTTGAGTCCGTACTGGGTCCAGGACAATGCCCGCGCCTACCATCAGGCGCATGCGATTGTGACCGAGTCCTACAGCCCGATCGGTCGTGGCCAAGAGCTGCTTTCCGAACCGGCTGTGGTGACGGTCGCGGAGGCGCACGGCGTGTCGCCGGCTCAGGCTGTCCTGCGCTGGCACACGCAGCAGGGCCTCGTCGCCATTCCGAAGTCTTCCTCACGTGAGCGGCTCGAGGCGAACCTTGCTGTCTTCGACTTCGACCTCAGCCCCGAGGAGATCCGGAGCCTCAACGCCTTGGACGGGAAGGGGCCTTCCGCGGCCGATCCGAACACGTTCGGCCATTGA
- a CDS encoding GNAT family N-acetyltransferase — translation MNDTFHESSRGIVRLAWARRLGLPDLSFSDDGGRLLGYRDSARELIAVELFGQLALSGPTDLVNAAADLADDDLLGGGALLRAAGPGAHALSTAVLGFADDLPLFQPETEPEVSRGNPEAVELETRCPPDDVSSAGIERREHRFTLMLDGEPVACAAYAVREGLLADLGVLVAPSFRERGLGAFMVRLVAHEALAEGFLVQVEAQAQNVGALRLADSVGIAPSARVASVRLRSR, via the coding sequence TTGAACGACACCTTCCACGAAAGCAGCCGGGGAATCGTCCGGCTGGCGTGGGCGCGCCGCCTTGGACTGCCGGACCTCTCGTTCTCGGACGACGGCGGGCGCCTCCTCGGGTACCGGGACAGCGCCCGCGAGCTCATCGCCGTCGAACTCTTCGGGCAGCTCGCGCTCTCCGGACCCACAGATCTGGTCAATGCAGCAGCGGATCTGGCGGACGATGACTTGCTCGGCGGCGGCGCGCTCCTGCGCGCCGCCGGCCCTGGGGCCCACGCACTCAGCACCGCCGTGCTCGGTTTCGCCGACGACCTGCCCCTCTTCCAGCCGGAGACGGAACCCGAGGTGTCTCGAGGAAATCCCGAGGCTGTCGAACTCGAGACGCGCTGCCCGCCCGATGACGTCAGCTCGGCCGGGATCGAGCGGCGCGAACACAGGTTCACGCTCATGCTCGACGGCGAACCCGTGGCCTGCGCCGCCTACGCCGTGCGCGAGGGTCTCCTCGCAGACCTCGGCGTTCTCGTGGCTCCCAGCTTCCGGGAACGCGGCCTCGGTGCCTTCATGGTGCGCCTCGTCGCCCACGAGGCACTCGCTGAGGGATTCCTCGTGCAGGTTGAAGCGCAGGCGCAGAACGTCGGCGCGTTGCGGCTCGCGGACTCGGTGGGGATCGCGCCCTCAGCCCGCGTGGCCTCCGTCAGGCTACGAAGCCGCTGA
- a CDS encoding 6-phosphofructokinase yields MKIGILTSGGDCPGLNAVIRGAVLKGIAVHGQEFVGYKDGWRGVVEGDIIDIPRTMVRGISKQGGTILGTSRTNPFENGGGPEVIKGHMDRLGIDAMIAIGGEGTLAAAKRLTDAGIRIVGVPKTIDNDLDATDYTFGFDTAVEIATEAIDRLRTTGESHHRCMVAEVMGRHVGWIALHSGMASGAHAILIPEQRVNIDQIVEWVKLAHDRGRAPLVVVAEGFTTDTMAEAHSERGLDTFGRPRLGGIGERLAPEIEARTGIETRATVLGHIQRGGVPTAFDRVLATRLGMAAIDSVVEGRWGTMVSLNGTDIVHVGFEAALGRLKTVPQDRYDEARVLFG; encoded by the coding sequence ATGAAGATCGGCATCCTCACCTCCGGCGGCGACTGCCCCGGCCTCAATGCGGTGATCCGCGGCGCAGTCCTCAAAGGAATCGCAGTGCACGGCCAGGAGTTCGTGGGCTACAAGGACGGCTGGCGCGGCGTCGTCGAGGGCGACATCATCGACATTCCCCGCACCATGGTGCGCGGTATCTCGAAGCAGGGCGGCACGATCCTGGGCACCTCGCGCACGAACCCCTTTGAGAATGGGGGCGGCCCGGAGGTCATCAAGGGCCACATGGACCGCCTCGGCATCGACGCCATGATCGCGATCGGCGGCGAGGGAACCCTCGCCGCGGCCAAGCGCCTCACGGACGCCGGAATCAGGATCGTCGGCGTGCCCAAGACCATCGACAACGACCTCGACGCGACCGACTACACCTTCGGCTTCGACACCGCGGTGGAGATCGCCACCGAGGCGATCGACCGCCTCCGCACCACCGGCGAGTCCCACCACCGCTGCATGGTTGCCGAGGTCATGGGCCGCCACGTCGGCTGGATCGCCCTCCACTCGGGAATGGCCTCGGGAGCCCACGCGATCCTCATCCCCGAACAGCGCGTGAACATCGACCAGATCGTCGAATGGGTCAAACTCGCCCACGACCGTGGCCGCGCACCGCTCGTCGTCGTCGCCGAAGGCTTCACGACCGACACCATGGCGGAAGCCCACTCCGAGCGCGGCCTCGACACGTTCGGCCGGCCGCGCCTCGGAGGCATCGGCGAACGGCTCGCCCCGGAGATCGAGGCCCGCACAGGGATCGAGACCCGCGCAACCGTCCTCGGCCACATCCAGCGCGGCGGCGTCCCCACCGCGTTCGACCGCGTCCTCGCGACCCGCCTCGGCATGGCCGCCATCGACTCCGTGGTCGAGGGCCGCTGGGGCACCATGGTCTCGCTCAACGGCACCGACATCGTCCACGTCGGCTTCGAAGCCGCCCTCGGCCGGCTCAAGACCGTTCCCCAGGACCGGTACGACGAGGCCCGGGTCCTCTTCGGCTAG
- a CDS encoding PspC domain-containing protein, whose product MDSFFNAIRSTGLRRSPRRLLGGVLGGLAERLNVDVMFVRIVFIVLCFLPGPAVLAYVIAWALLPDPNGAIILERLVGGGGRRAVRGPGDGPMG is encoded by the coding sequence ATGGACTCGTTCTTCAACGCCATTCGATCCACAGGCCTGCGCCGGAGCCCTCGCCGACTTCTCGGCGGCGTCCTCGGCGGCCTCGCCGAGAGGCTCAACGTCGATGTCATGTTCGTCAGGATCGTCTTCATCGTCCTGTGCTTCCTCCCGGGGCCGGCCGTCCTCGCCTACGTGATCGCGTGGGCGCTCCTGCCGGATCCGAACGGGGCGATCATCCTCGAGCGGCTCGTGGGCGGTGGAGGCCGCCGTGCCGTGCGGGGGCCCGGCGATGGCCCGATGGGCTGA
- a CDS encoding PspC domain-containing protein gives MSTEQTPGGSSPAPSGQPHGKAAGSDFFGWVRRLRVTRGSDRWAGGVASGLAHRWGVDPVVVRGLFIVAAIFLGVGVLAYGVLWLLLPEPDGRIHCQEAMRGRWTAGMTGGLIATILGLGGARAGFWFGDLRGAGPFWALFWIGAAALAIFSISRSRRGRRYGWYGYGPSHHEHLTDTRTDAGTQGADPSSQPAGAASPSSPYTGGPYSSTPYARSYQTTSGEGAPPVPGTPPAPRATAVRTRRPGPGGPFAAVVVGVAVLVSGGLLALQTAGVTLVDPSTGALWAIGAAVLGLGIVVAGLRGRSGGILSFLAVVALAIAATTQPAYELSRSRQVGNFAPASVQQAQTGYHITAAAGQLDLSRLDSSGPLSSTATVPVDATMSQLQIRIPKDVPVRVEADATMSNVQFGDKSIAGIGTNGAETYNAGRTGGILVVTVHATMSNVNIQQER, from the coding sequence ATGAGCACGGAACAGACTCCTGGGGGTTCCTCCCCCGCCCCCTCCGGCCAGCCTCACGGCAAGGCCGCCGGGTCAGACTTCTTCGGCTGGGTAAGGCGACTCCGCGTCACCCGCGGATCGGACCGCTGGGCCGGTGGAGTCGCGAGTGGCCTCGCGCACCGCTGGGGCGTCGACCCCGTCGTGGTCCGCGGGCTTTTCATCGTGGCAGCGATCTTCCTCGGCGTGGGCGTCCTCGCCTACGGCGTCCTCTGGCTGCTGCTGCCCGAACCGGACGGCCGCATCCACTGCCAGGAGGCCATGCGCGGTCGATGGACGGCAGGCATGACGGGCGGCCTCATCGCGACCATCCTCGGGCTCGGCGGTGCGCGTGCAGGCTTCTGGTTCGGGGATCTGCGTGGAGCGGGCCCGTTCTGGGCGCTCTTCTGGATCGGAGCGGCCGCACTCGCCATCTTCAGCATCTCCCGTTCGCGGCGCGGTCGGCGCTACGGGTGGTACGGGTACGGTCCGAGCCATCACGAGCACCTCACGGATACACGCACCGATGCCGGCACCCAGGGCGCGGATCCGAGCTCGCAGCCTGCGGGCGCCGCCTCTCCGAGCAGCCCGTACACAGGCGGCCCCTACTCGAGCACCCCCTACGCCCGCAGCTATCAGACCACCTCTGGCGAAGGCGCGCCCCCTGTCCCCGGCACTCCCCCAGCGCCCCGCGCAACCGCCGTCCGCACCCGCCGCCCGGGTCCCGGCGGCCCCTTCGCGGCCGTCGTCGTCGGAGTCGCCGTGCTGGTATCGGGCGGACTGCTCGCCCTGCAGACCGCCGGCGTCACCCTCGTCGACCCGAGCACCGGGGCGCTGTGGGCGATCGGAGCCGCGGTCCTCGGCCTGGGGATCGTCGTCGCGGGACTGCGCGGCCGCTCTGGCGGGATCCTCTCGTTCCTCGCGGTCGTAGCCCTCGCCATCGCCGCCACGACCCAGCCGGCCTACGAGCTGAGCCGATCGCGGCAGGTGGGCAATTTCGCACCAGCGAGCGTCCAGCAGGCCCAAACCGGCTATCACATCACGGCAGCCGCGGGCCAGCTCGACCTGAGCCGTCTCGACTCGTCCGGCCCCCTCTCCTCGACGGCCACCGTTCCTGTCGACGCAACCATGAGCCAGCTGCAGATCCGCATTCCCAAGGACGTGCCCGTGCGCGTCGAGGCGGACGCGACCATGAGCAATGTGCAGTTCGGCGACAAGTCCATCGCTGGCATCGGAACGAACGGCGCCGAGACCTACAACGCGGGCCGTACCGGCGGGATCCTTGTGGTGACGGTGCACGCGACCATGAGCAACGTCAACATTCAGCAGGAGCGGTGA
- a CDS encoding ATP-binding protein, whose translation MDTLEIRPPLVRGEDRFVAGVCSGLARHLGVRVDVVRWVMVLASLLGGAGIVFYAWLWIMVPTAAEAARRGGRRPASPIAPAVTGPQAPRTTAELTSPAQVRRARRLAGHAREMLLGAVLLLGALVLGSRLLGFDVPLGVIVPVAAILGGAALAWMQLDDSRREQLVRGAGAGRWNGGLRLGAGLALVVAGVALAVSGSQWNVLGLALLASLAVLAGVALVLLPWGLKFWRDLGAERAARVREEERAEIAAHLHDSVLQTLALIQRRAGSEADVTRLARAQERELREWLYRDARKGEGTFTDRLKALAAEVEDAHGQPVDVVCVGDAPLDGDHRERAEALLQAAREAMVNAGRHGGGPVSVYAEAGAEAIDVFVKDRGPGFDLDEVPADRLGVRESIVGRMRRHGGEAAIVSGAGGTEVRLHLPGAGREET comes from the coding sequence ATGGACACCCTTGAGATCCGGCCGCCGCTTGTACGCGGCGAGGACCGGTTCGTCGCGGGAGTCTGCTCAGGCCTTGCCCGGCACCTCGGGGTGCGCGTCGACGTCGTGCGGTGGGTCATGGTCCTCGCGTCGCTCCTCGGCGGGGCCGGGATCGTTTTCTATGCCTGGCTCTGGATCATGGTGCCCACGGCGGCGGAGGCGGCCCGGCGCGGTGGGCGCAGGCCGGCGTCGCCCATCGCTCCCGCTGTGACCGGCCCGCAGGCACCGCGGACGACGGCGGAGCTCACCTCGCCCGCCCAGGTGCGGCGAGCGAGGCGGCTCGCCGGGCACGCGAGGGAGATGCTGCTCGGCGCCGTCCTGCTCCTCGGGGCTCTCGTACTCGGCAGCCGCCTGCTCGGGTTCGACGTCCCGCTCGGCGTGATCGTCCCGGTCGCTGCGATCCTCGGCGGTGCGGCCCTCGCCTGGATGCAGCTCGACGATTCGCGGCGCGAGCAGCTCGTCCGCGGCGCTGGGGCGGGCCGGTGGAACGGCGGGCTCCGGCTCGGTGCCGGCCTCGCGCTCGTGGTAGCGGGCGTCGCGCTCGCGGTCTCGGGCAGTCAGTGGAACGTCCTGGGTCTTGCCCTGCTTGCCTCGCTGGCAGTCCTCGCGGGCGTTGCGCTCGTGCTACTGCCCTGGGGCCTCAAGTTCTGGCGGGATCTCGGGGCCGAGCGCGCGGCGCGGGTGCGTGAGGAGGAGCGGGCTGAGATCGCCGCCCACCTCCACGATTCGGTCCTCCAGACCCTCGCGCTCATCCAGCGCCGTGCGGGGAGCGAGGCCGACGTGACCCGCCTGGCCCGGGCGCAGGAGCGCGAGCTGCGCGAGTGGCTGTATCGGGATGCGCGGAAGGGCGAGGGGACGTTCACGGATCGGCTCAAGGCGCTTGCCGCGGAGGTCGAGGACGCGCACGGCCAGCCCGTCGACGTCGTCTGTGTCGGAGACGCGCCTCTCGACGGCGACCACCGCGAACGGGCCGAGGCGCTCCTCCAGGCCGCGCGTGAGGCGATGGTCAACGCGGGTCGGCACGGCGGCGGGCCGGTGTCCGTGTACGCCGAGGCTGGCGCCGAGGCCATCGACGTCTTCGTCAAGGACCGTGGGCCCGGTTTCGACCTGGACGAGGTGCCCGCCGACCGACTCGGCGTGCGCGAATCAATCGTGGGGCGAATGCGGCGGCACGGCGGCGAGGCTGCGATTGTTTCCGGCGCCGGCGGGACCGAAGTGCGCCTGCATCTGCCCGGCGCGGGAAGGGAGGAGACATGA
- a CDS encoding LuxR C-terminal-related transcriptional regulator, translating into MREPVTVVIVDDHTIFRSGLKADLDERVRVVGEAGTVEDAVAVIEALRPQVVLLDVHLPGGLGGGGREVLTRSAALIPQVRFLALSVSDAAEDVVSVIRAGARGYVTKTASGPEITDAVLRVAEGDAVFSPRLAGFVLDAFGTSAVADDELDRLSARELEVMRLIARGYSYKEVAKELFISVKTVETHVSAVLRKLQLTNRHELSRWAADRRIW; encoded by the coding sequence ATGAGAGAACCAGTCACGGTCGTCATCGTCGATGACCACACGATCTTCCGCTCGGGGCTCAAAGCGGACCTCGACGAGCGGGTCCGCGTCGTGGGCGAGGCTGGCACGGTCGAGGACGCTGTCGCGGTCATCGAGGCGCTCCGCCCGCAGGTCGTGCTTCTCGACGTCCATCTTCCGGGTGGCCTCGGGGGCGGGGGCCGCGAGGTGCTCACCCGCTCCGCCGCGCTCATCCCGCAGGTCCGATTCCTGGCTTTGAGCGTCTCCGATGCAGCAGAGGACGTCGTGTCCGTCATTCGCGCCGGCGCGCGCGGCTACGTGACGAAGACGGCCTCGGGGCCGGAGATCACCGATGCGGTGCTCCGTGTCGCCGAGGGCGACGCGGTCTTCTCCCCGCGTCTCGCGGGCTTCGTCCTCGACGCCTTCGGCACCTCTGCCGTGGCGGACGACGAGCTCGACAGGCTTTCGGCCCGCGAGCTCGAAGTCATGAGGCTCATCGCCCGGGGCTACTCCTATAAGGAGGTCGCCAAGGAGCTGTTCATCTCGGTCAAGACGGTCGAGACGCACGTCTCCGCCGTCCTTCGCAAGCTCCAGCTCACGAACCGGCACGAGCTGAGCCGCTGGGCCGCCGACCGAAGGATCTGGTAA
- a CDS encoding diacylglycerol/lipid kinase family protein, whose translation MESSGRPADPSAGRRSFTGIVNPIAGRGRALSAWAPVSRLLESSGASVRTVTTGTPDDVGRLASEAVARGDVVVAVGGDGSARDVAAAVSRTDGLFALVPAGRGNGLAAKLALPRDPEALARTLLTAPERAIDLLDVDGRLAPGNAYSGLDAVANLMMNDSRIPSAVAYRVAPVLAVVRWNPAHFELDIDGVQHRVRAHLVVMANSGRYGHGLDVVPDAILDDGLVHVLVAGAEISKWSVARFMRLAASGAHVNEPGVRRFTGRRITVSADRPMPLCLDGDGAGGLPAVVEIRPRALRVIAP comes from the coding sequence GTGGAGAGCAGTGGCCGGCCGGCGGATCCCTCCGCCGGCCGGCGCTCGTTCACGGGCATCGTCAATCCGATCGCGGGCCGCGGACGCGCGTTGTCGGCGTGGGCTCCCGTTTCCCGTCTCCTTGAGTCGTCAGGTGCGTCAGTGCGGACCGTGACCACGGGCACCCCGGACGACGTCGGGCGGCTGGCTTCCGAGGCGGTTGCGCGCGGCGACGTCGTGGTCGCCGTGGGCGGGGATGGGAGCGCGCGAGACGTCGCAGCCGCGGTCTCCCGTACGGACGGCCTGTTCGCGCTCGTGCCCGCAGGCCGCGGCAACGGCCTCGCTGCGAAGCTCGCCCTTCCGCGCGACCCCGAAGCGCTGGCGCGGACCCTCCTCACCGCGCCCGAGCGCGCCATCGACTTGCTCGACGTGGACGGTCGGCTCGCGCCGGGCAACGCATACTCGGGGCTCGACGCCGTAGCGAACCTCATGATGAACGACTCCCGCATCCCCTCAGCCGTCGCCTACCGGGTAGCGCCGGTCCTCGCCGTCGTCCGCTGGAATCCCGCCCACTTCGAACTGGACATCGACGGGGTGCAGCACCGTGTCCGCGCCCATCTCGTGGTCATGGCCAACTCGGGCCGTTACGGCCACGGACTCGACGTCGTCCCCGATGCCATCCTCGACGACGGGCTCGTTCACGTCCTCGTCGCGGGCGCGGAAATCTCGAAATGGAGCGTCGCACGATTCATGCGGCTCGCCGCATCCGGGGCGCACGTCAACGAGCCTGGGGTTCGTCGTTTCACGGGCCGTCGGATCACTGTCTCGGCCGATCGCCCCATGCCCCTGTGCCTTGACGGCGACGGCGCGGGTGGCCTTCCCGCCGTCGTGGAGATCCGTCCGCGGGCCCTCCGGGTGATCGCCCCCTGA
- a CDS encoding pyridoxal phosphate-dependent aminotransferase has protein sequence MTSARVSQRIGSIAESATLAVDAKAKALKAAGRPVIGFGAGEPDFPTPDYIVEAAIEAARQPRFHRYSPAGGLPELKQAIAEKTLRDSGYEASASQVLVTNGGKQAVYNTFATLLDPGDEVLLPTPYWTTYPEAIRLAGGVPVEVFAGPEQGYLVTVDQLEAAITERTKVLLFVSPSNPTGAVYEPAQVKEIGEWAASKGLWVVTDEIYEHLTYDGVPFTSIATAAPALGDKVVILNGVAKTYAMTGWRVGWMIGPADVIKAATNLQSHATSNVSNVSQMAALAAVSGPLDAVEEMKVAFDRRRRAMVERLSSIEGVNCPTPHGAFYAYPDVRGLLGKEIAGVRPTTSAQLAALILDKVEVAIVPGEAFGPSGFVRLSYALGDDDLAEGVGRIQEFLGTAR, from the coding sequence ATGACCTCCGCCCGTGTGTCCCAGCGCATCGGATCCATCGCCGAGTCCGCGACCCTGGCCGTCGATGCGAAGGCGAAGGCGCTCAAGGCGGCTGGGAGGCCCGTCATAGGCTTCGGGGCTGGCGAACCCGACTTCCCGACGCCCGACTACATCGTCGAGGCCGCGATCGAGGCGGCGCGTCAGCCGCGTTTCCACCGCTACTCCCCCGCGGGTGGGCTCCCCGAGCTCAAGCAGGCGATCGCCGAGAAGACGCTCCGCGACTCAGGCTACGAAGCCTCCGCGTCGCAGGTCCTCGTGACCAACGGCGGCAAGCAGGCCGTCTACAACACGTTCGCGACGCTCCTCGACCCGGGTGACGAGGTCCTGCTCCCCACCCCGTATTGGACCACGTATCCCGAGGCGATCCGGCTTGCAGGCGGTGTGCCGGTCGAGGTCTTCGCGGGTCCCGAGCAGGGGTACCTCGTGACCGTCGATCAGCTCGAAGCCGCGATCACCGAGCGCACCAAGGTCCTGCTTTTCGTTTCGCCCTCCAACCCCACGGGCGCCGTCTACGAGCCTGCGCAGGTCAAGGAGATCGGCGAGTGGGCCGCCTCGAAGGGCCTGTGGGTCGTCACCGACGAGATCTACGAGCACCTCACGTATGACGGCGTGCCGTTCACTTCGATTGCGACGGCGGCGCCCGCCCTCGGCGACAAGGTCGTGATCCTCAACGGCGTGGCGAAGACCTACGCCATGACGGGGTGGCGGGTCGGCTGGATGATCGGACCGGCCGACGTCATCAAGGCCGCCACGAATCTGCAGTCGCACGCGACGTCGAACGTCTCGAACGTCTCCCAGATGGCGGCCCTCGCGGCGGTTTCGGGACCGCTCGACGCTGTCGAGGAGATGAAGGTCGCTTTCGACCGCCGCCGCCGCGCCATGGTCGAAAGGCTCTCCTCCATCGAGGGCGTCAACTGCCCCACCCCGCACGGCGCGTTCTACGCCTACCCCGACGTGCGCGGACTGCTGGGCAAGGAGATCGCCGGGGTGCGCCCGACGACGTCCGCCCAGCTCGCCGCGCTCATCCTCGACAAGGTCGAGGTCGCCATTGTTCCCGGCGAGGCATTTGGGCCGAGCGGCTTCGTCCGTCTCTCCTATGCGCTCGGAGACGACGACCTCGCCGAAGGCGTCGGCCGCATCCAGGAGTTCCTGGGCACGGCTCGCTGA
- the secE gene encoding preprotein translocase subunit SecE produces MSEEQVTETAASSSQGRPAKQAKKLGFFGRIALFFRQVVGELRKVVTPTRQELLNMTFVVLAFVVVMMVIVFVLDFLLGLGVGWVFTGSSQSH; encoded by the coding sequence ATGAGCGAGGAACAGGTGACCGAAACAGCTGCGAGCAGCTCTCAGGGCCGCCCAGCCAAGCAGGCCAAGAAGCTCGGCTTCTTCGGCCGCATCGCTCTCTTCTTCCGGCAGGTCGTGGGCGAACTCCGCAAGGTCGTCACGCCTACCCGGCAGGAGCTCCTGAACATGACGTTCGTGGTGCTGGCGTTCGTGGTGGTCATGATGGTCATCGTCTTCGTTCTCGACTTCCTCCTCGGACTCGGTGTCGGCTGGGTCTTCACAGGGTCGTCGCAGAGCCATTAG
- the nusG gene encoding transcription termination/antitermination protein NusG — MSEHESDTEREALAPEAAVFSDAAPVPGAAPSASDVDLAFDDESSAEEVAADEDVAAESADDDGAAAVEAETVAEGEETEATAAGEEEPVDPAEAAAKAAEDFKAKLRRQPGDWYVIHSYAGYENRVKANLETRIQTLDMEDFIYEIQVPMEEVVEIKNAQRKIVKRVRIPGYVLVRMDLTDASWGAVRHTPGVTGFVGNAHNPVPLRLDEVFTMLAPVFEQEQQAEAKASGKGGGRQPSAPVSVDFEVGESVIVKEGPFETLPATISEIKPESQTLVVLVSIFERETPVTLAFNQVSKI; from the coding sequence GTGTCTGAGCACGAGAGCGATACCGAGCGCGAGGCTCTGGCCCCTGAGGCCGCGGTCTTCAGCGACGCTGCCCCGGTGCCCGGGGCGGCGCCTTCGGCGTCCGATGTCGATCTCGCGTTCGACGACGAGTCCTCCGCTGAGGAAGTCGCTGCGGATGAGGACGTCGCCGCAGAATCCGCGGACGACGACGGCGCTGCCGCAGTCGAGGCTGAGACCGTCGCCGAGGGCGAGGAGACCGAGGCGACGGCTGCAGGCGAGGAAGAGCCGGTCGATCCTGCCGAAGCAGCTGCGAAGGCCGCCGAGGACTTCAAGGCCAAGCTGCGCCGTCAGCCGGGCGACTGGTATGTCATCCACTCCTACGCAGGCTACGAGAACCGCGTGAAGGCGAATCTCGAGACGCGCATCCAGACGCTGGACATGGAGGATTTCATCTACGAGATCCAGGTCCCGATGGAGGAAGTCGTCGAGATCAAGAATGCGCAGCGGAAGATCGTCAAGCGCGTCCGGATTCCCGGCTACGTCCTCGTCCGCATGGATCTCACCGACGCCTCGTGGGGCGCCGTCCGCCATACTCCGGGTGTGACCGGCTTCGTGGGCAACGCCCACAACCCGGTGCCGCTGCGGCTCGACGAGGTCTTCACGATGCTCGCGCCAGTGTTCGAGCAGGAGCAGCAGGCCGAGGCCAAGGCTTCTGGCAAGGGTGGCGGCCGCCAGCCGAGCGCTCCCGTCAGCGTCGACTTCGAGGTCGGCGAGTCGGTCATCGTCAAGGAAGGTCCGTTCGAGACGCTTCCCGCGACGATCTCCGAGATCAAGCCCGAGTCGCAGACGCTCGTCGTCCTGGTCTCGATCTTCGAGCGTGAGACCCCCGTGACCCTCGCGTTCAACCAGGTCTCCAAGATCTGA
- the rplK gene encoding 50S ribosomal protein L11, with product MAPKKKVTGLIKLQIQAGAANPAPPIGPALGQHGVNIMEFCKAYNAATESQRGNVIPVEITVYEDRSFTFITKTPPAAELIKKAAGVPKGSATPHTVKVAKLTDAQVEEIAKTKLEDLNANDVEAAKKIIAGTARSMGITVEG from the coding sequence ATGGCTCCCAAGAAGAAGGTCACCGGCCTCATCAAGCTGCAGATCCAGGCAGGCGCCGCCAACCCGGCTCCGCCGATCGGTCCGGCGCTTGGTCAGCACGGTGTCAACATCATGGAATTCTGCAAGGCGTACAACGCCGCGACGGAGTCCCAGCGTGGCAACGTCATCCCCGTGGAGATCACGGTCTACGAAGACCGCTCCTTCACCTTCATCACGAAGACGCCGCCTGCTGCCGAGCTCATCAAGAAGGCTGCGGGCGTCCCCAAGGGTTCCGCGACCCCGCACACCGTGAAGGTTGCGAAGCTCACCGACGCTCAGGTCGAGGAGATCGCCAAGACGAAGCTCGAGGACCTCAACGCGAACGACGTCGAGGCCGCGAAGAAGATCATCGCGGGTACGGCCCGTTCGATGGGTATCACCGTCGAGGGCTGA